In the Drosophila biarmipes strain raj3 chromosome X, RU_DBia_V1.1, whole genome shotgun sequence genome, one interval contains:
- the LOC127010497 gene encoding nucleosome assembly protein 1-like 1: protein MGKLLKFIKKMFKKNTSAKQNANIVDISCDLEPAYIETDLRRQYLQTMVESLPASVQSKIVFMKNLQLDQLQVDKEFYEKVFKMEMDVYAKSEKMYQKRRAIIEGTWDPPDTMPNFKEPDPLEPHVAEHFRKALAKYKSVPAVTKGIPDFWITVFRNTCIAEMVQEQDAMALRYLVDISIVYGKKKPSFKLKFHFAENHYFKDPILTKTYFLKCSIDFSDPFSFEGPEITHCRGCEINWEPTMNLTTEVCGKKQRHRGSGDQRIIYETYLSDSFFNFFDPPLVKVRKDDDSEKHKVLRADFKIAQYLRTRIIPRAVLYFTGDIVEENFAKDEDDTTDVDSGDSDDYYDHDECDLTDATDNS from the exons atgggtAAACTGCTAAAATTCataaagaaaatgttcaagAAAAACACTTCGGCCAAACAGAACGCGAACATCGTTGACATTTCTTGTGACTTGGAACCGGCTTACATAGAGACCGACCTGCGACGTCAGTACTTGCAGACCATGGTGGAGAGTCTGCCGGCGTCGGTGCAGAGCAAAATAGTGTTCATGAAGAACTTGCAGCTGGACCAGCTCCAAGTGGACAAGGAATTCTACGAAAAGGTCTTCAAAATGGAGATGGACGTGTATGCGAAGAGCGAGAAGATGTACCAGAAGCGCAGGGCCATTATCGAGGGAACCTGGGACCCGCCGGATACGATGCCCAATTTTAAAGAGCCCGATCCCTTGGAGCCGCATGTGGCGGAACATTTTCGTAAGGCCCTGGCCAAGTACAAGTCGGTGCCCGCCGTGACCAAGGGCATTCCCGATTTCTGGATAACCGTGTTCCGCAACACGTGCATCGCCGAGATGGTCCAGGAGCAGGATGCGATGGCCTTGCGCTACCTGGTCGATATATCGATTGTGTACGGCAAGAAAAAG CCCTCATTCAAGTTGAAGTTCCATTTCGCCGAGAATCATTACTTCAAGGACCCGATCCTCACCAAAACGTACTTCCTAAAGTGCTCCATCGATTTCAGCGATCCGTTCTCCTTCGAGGGGCCCGAGATAACCCACTGCAGGGGCTGTGAAATCAACTGGGAGCCCACCATGAACCTCACCACCGAGGTCTGCGGGAAGAAGCAGCGGCATCGCGGCAGCGGAGACCAGCGCATCATCTACGAGACCTATCTGTCCGATTCGTTCTTCAACTTCTTTGATCCGCCGCTGGTGAAGGTCCGCAAGGATGACGATAGCGAGAAGCACAAGGTCCTGCGAGCCGACTTCAAAATTGCCCAATATCTGCGCACTAGGATCATACCGCGGGCGGTTCTCTACTTCACGGGCGACATTGTCGAGGAGAACTTCGCCAAGGATGAGGACGACACCACCGACGTGGATAGCGGCGACTCCGACGACTATTACGACCACGATGAATGCGACCTGACCGATGCAACCGACAATTCATGA